One stretch of Roseimicrobium sp. ORNL1 DNA includes these proteins:
- a CDS encoding transaldolase, translating to MTDLNNLRVKIYADGADVAGMLRLNADPLIKGMTTNPTLMNKAGIRDYSAFAEEVLQTIREKPISFEVFSDDFPSMRREALKIHRWQENVYVKIPVTNSHGDSSIPLVRELAQEGVKLNVTALLSLSQVEKVVEALHPETASVVSVFAGRIADTGRDPVPIMQESLKMMANLPRAELLWASVREVLNIWQADASGCGIVTVQHDILAKALKLCAMDLEALSLDTVKMFRNDAVSAGFVL from the coding sequence CTGAACGCCGATCCTCTCATCAAAGGAATGACCACCAATCCCACCTTGATGAACAAGGCAGGTATCCGGGATTATTCAGCCTTTGCAGAGGAGGTGCTTCAGACCATCCGTGAGAAGCCCATCTCCTTTGAAGTGTTCTCAGACGACTTTCCCTCGATGAGGCGTGAGGCCCTGAAGATTCACCGCTGGCAGGAGAATGTTTATGTGAAGATTCCCGTGACCAACTCGCACGGTGACTCGTCCATTCCTCTGGTGCGGGAGCTGGCCCAGGAGGGCGTGAAGTTGAACGTCACCGCTCTGTTGAGCTTGTCCCAGGTGGAGAAGGTCGTCGAGGCATTGCACCCTGAGACCGCCTCGGTGGTTTCCGTCTTTGCCGGCCGCATTGCTGACACCGGGCGAGATCCCGTTCCCATCATGCAGGAAAGCCTGAAGATGATGGCCAACCTGCCCCGCGCCGAGTTGCTGTGGGCCAGTGTCCGGGAAGTACTGAACATCTGGCAGGCGGATGCGAGCGGCTGTGGCATCGTCACGGTGCAGCATGACATCCTGGCGAAGGCGCTGAAACTTTGCGCCATGGATTTGGAAGCGCTTTCCCTGGACACCGTGAAAATGTTCCGGAACGACGCCGTGTCCGCTGGATTTGTTCTTTAA
- a CDS encoding glycosyltransferase, whose protein sequence is MNILFANYGQSDNNSAYHIAGFAGGLAARGHDVCVAVAKSVPDGKFESVDGFRMASHRTALKTGVSFADGRPADVLHVWTPRETMRQFAMSHAAAWGHAALLVHLEDNEEAIFERFTGCSLEKACTLDQPWPKGLIHPVHFKPFLQSAKGVTMVHRCLEPLVPVGLPRQEIVPVMNFRFFASGPQNQNLRSELGLAPTTRVVVFNGNDHAAAAMDIRQLYEAVDTLIERGMDVAFVRTGHVLPANYDGLHFRPGHRCIELGYVERSSIPDIMRLADVVVQPGDGDYFNAHRLPAKVPEYLTMGKPLIMGETNIGRELAMADAALVLPGMSPAHMAEAIASLLNAPDEAAAMAARGREFARSRFSGEVVIPLLESFYRSCIPAAVSRPPAKSCELRH, encoded by the coding sequence GTGAACATTCTTTTTGCCAACTACGGCCAGTCTGACAACAACAGCGCATATCATATCGCCGGTTTTGCGGGCGGTCTGGCAGCACGTGGGCATGATGTTTGTGTGGCAGTAGCGAAGTCCGTCCCCGACGGGAAGTTTGAGTCCGTGGACGGGTTCCGCATGGCATCACATCGCACGGCCCTGAAGACGGGCGTATCCTTTGCAGATGGCCGCCCTGCAGATGTGCTGCACGTGTGGACCCCGCGGGAGACCATGAGGCAGTTCGCCATGTCGCACGCCGCGGCATGGGGGCATGCCGCACTGCTGGTGCATCTGGAGGACAACGAGGAGGCCATCTTTGAGAGATTTACCGGCTGCTCGCTGGAGAAGGCCTGCACCTTGGATCAGCCCTGGCCCAAGGGATTGATTCATCCCGTGCATTTCAAGCCGTTCCTTCAGTCGGCGAAGGGCGTCACCATGGTGCACCGGTGCCTGGAGCCGCTGGTGCCGGTGGGTCTTCCCCGGCAGGAGATCGTGCCGGTGATGAACTTCCGTTTCTTTGCGAGTGGACCGCAGAATCAAAACCTTCGTAGCGAGTTGGGCCTTGCCCCCACCACGCGTGTCGTGGTCTTCAATGGCAATGATCATGCGGCGGCCGCCATGGATATCCGCCAGCTTTATGAAGCGGTGGACACCTTGATTGAGAGGGGCATGGATGTTGCATTCGTGCGGACGGGACATGTTCTTCCAGCCAACTACGATGGGCTGCACTTCCGTCCGGGGCATCGCTGCATCGAGCTGGGTTATGTCGAGCGAAGCAGCATTCCCGACATCATGCGGCTCGCTGATGTGGTGGTCCAACCTGGAGATGGCGACTACTTCAACGCGCACCGCCTTCCTGCCAAGGTCCCGGAATACCTCACCATGGGCAAACCTCTCATCATGGGCGAGACAAACATCGGTCGTGAACTCGCCATGGCAGATGCGGCACTGGTACTCCCAGGGATGTCACCTGCGCACATGGCGGAGGCCATCGCCAGCCTGCTGAATGCGCCTGATGAAGCCGCGGCCATGGCAGCGCGAGGCCGCGAGTTTGCCCGGAGCCGGTTCTCGGGTGAGGTGGTCATCCCTCTGCTGGAATCTTTTTATCGCAGTTGTATTCCGGCGGCCGTGTCACGGCCACCGGCCAAGTCCTGCGAACTCCGCCACTGA